In Deinococcota bacterium, a genomic segment contains:
- a CDS encoding DUF5693 family protein produces the protein MTRRTLKTALWLIVLASLIPGLILAFARMRAEGGERTVTLLMDEQALLEQALYYGLTPFELGERYRTFGLNGVALYEESLDTLAQKGRVVLLTPAEAQTLALAAGADIPPNSTLVTELEPGALAFALAKNTPPAQRLTLDGRTWYAFSGASDLRPAGPDLAAIARWHEAGWDLAYRPLNFPGLVGAGADFPAEARYLVHQGLEVAGHPGALAETAAASGSYLTGMIEGTLQYGMSRLSAEVPTARLFGIGQDWQNILKPREVAGKYLLAAGERGATLLYLRPYTQERVGDMVENTEVLIAALVAGLQQEGFGIGPVGVLDYRTVPLLRLLSAAGVLAGLGLLALMYPGLWGPAVAAGVLALGVLAGGPSWSALALVAALVFPVIGYGLLPERLTTLGLATLVSLSGAVLLAAVGSDREALLGITPFAGVAATLVVPPALFLFHYALRYRRPVHWLTDFWRHPIRLGDALLVLGCVAALALVVIRRGNFPIVGASGLELMVRTWLSEWFVRPRFKELVGHPLALLGLGNEGWPAPLRALLLTGGVIAQASILNSFSHYHTPLLISLARTLIALTIGLTVGLVLLPLARVAASSGKRWLRSANDGRLERV, from the coding sequence ATGACTAGACGCACGCTCAAGACTGCCTTGTGGCTCATCGTCCTGGCCAGTCTCATCCCCGGCCTCATCCTGGCGTTTGCGCGCATGCGGGCCGAAGGCGGCGAGCGCACCGTCACCCTGCTCATGGACGAGCAGGCGCTGCTCGAGCAGGCGCTCTACTACGGGCTGACGCCCTTCGAGCTGGGCGAACGCTACCGGACGTTCGGCCTAAACGGCGTCGCGCTCTACGAGGAGAGCCTGGACACGCTGGCGCAAAAGGGCAGAGTCGTCCTGCTGACGCCCGCCGAGGCGCAGACGCTGGCGCTGGCCGCGGGCGCGGACATCCCCCCGAACAGCACCCTGGTGACGGAGCTCGAGCCCGGCGCCCTCGCCTTCGCCTTAGCCAAGAACACGCCCCCGGCCCAGCGGCTGACCCTGGACGGGCGGACTTGGTACGCGTTTTCCGGCGCGAGCGACCTGCGCCCCGCCGGGCCCGACCTAGCGGCCATCGCCCGCTGGCACGAGGCGGGCTGGGATCTCGCCTACCGCCCCTTAAACTTTCCCGGCCTGGTCGGTGCCGGCGCGGACTTTCCGGCCGAAGCGCGCTACCTCGTCCACCAGGGCCTCGAGGTCGCCGGCCATCCGGGCGCCCTGGCGGAGACGGCCGCGGCCTCTGGAAGCTACCTCACGGGCATGATCGAGGGCACCCTCCAGTACGGCATGTCGCGGCTGAGCGCCGAGGTGCCCACCGCGCGCCTCTTCGGCATCGGCCAGGACTGGCAGAACATCTTGAAGCCCCGCGAGGTCGCCGGCAAGTACCTGCTCGCCGCCGGCGAGCGCGGCGCCACCCTGCTCTACCTGCGCCCCTACACCCAGGAGCGCGTGGGCGATATGGTCGAGAACACCGAGGTCCTGATCGCGGCGCTGGTGGCGGGGCTGCAACAAGAGGGCTTCGGCATCGGTCCGGTGGGCGTGCTGGACTACCGGACGGTGCCGCTCTTGCGCCTCCTCAGCGCCGCCGGCGTCTTAGCGGGCCTGGGCCTGCTGGCGCTCATGTACCCCGGCCTCTGGGGTCCGGCAGTGGCAGCGGGCGTCTTGGCCCTGGGCGTCCTGGCGGGCGGCCCTAGCTGGAGCGCGCTGGCACTCGTCGCGGCCTTGGTCTTTCCCGTGATCGGTTACGGCCTGCTGCCCGAGAGGCTGACCACGCTGGGGCTCGCCACCCTGGTCAGCCTCTCGGGCGCGGTCTTGCTGGCGGCAGTCGGCAGCGACCGGGAGGCGCTGCTGGGAATCACGCCCTTCGCCGGGGTGGCGGCGACGCTGGTGGTGCCGCCCGCGCTCTTTCTCTTTCACTACGCCTTGCGCTACCGCCGCCCCGTCCACTGGCTCACCGACTTCTGGCGCCATCCCATCCGCCTGGGCGACGCGCTGCTCGTCCTCGGCTGTGTGGCGGCGCTCGCCTTGGTGGTGATCCGCCGCGGCAACTTTCCCATCGTCGGCGCGAGTGGGCTCGAGCTGATGGTGAGGACCTGGCTCTCGGAGTGGTTCGTGCGGCCGCGCTTCAAGGAACTGGTGGGACACCCGCTGGCGCTGCTCGGCCTCGGCAACGAGGGCTGGCCGGCGCCGCTGCGGGCGCTCCTGCTCACGGGCGGCGTCATCGCCCAGGCGAGCATCCTGAACTCGTTTAGCCACTACCACACCCCGCTGCTGATCTCGCTGGCGCGCACGCTGATTGCCCTCACTATCGGGCTCACCGTCGGCCTGGTCCTGCTTCCTCTCGCCCGCGTCGCCGCCTCGAGCGGCAAACGCTGGCTCAGGAGCGCCAACGACGGCCGCCTGGAGCGCGTTTAG
- a CDS encoding CTP synthase — MKPKYIFITGGVVSSLGKGIATSSIGTLLRTRGYKVTAVKIDPYINVDAGTMRPYEHGEVFVTSDGAETDLDIGTYERFLDIDLSRVNNLTTGQVYLSVIEKERRGEYLSQTVQVIPHLTDEIKNRLREAAGAAGAELVLVEVGGTVGDIESLPFLEAIRQMRFGEGRDNTLYLHVTLLPYLGSSSEFKTKPTQHSVATLRGVGIQPDGVILRSKSPVPDAIRDKIALFTNVEAQDVFNSYDTDVVYAVPEILEQQGIGRFIEKRLGLEKVLPELRAWQDAVKTLRQPAKEVIIGVVGKYVAMPDAYLSLMEALKHAGIANDAGVTLKWVNAEDLYVDNPGEDDLGALRGLDGILVPGGFGIRGIEGKVRAARYAREHGVPYLGICLGMQVAVIEYARNVAGLGGANSTEFDPYTAHPVIDLMPEQLERADMGGTMRLGNWPMEIAPGTLLEAVYELPPQLGGVTNERHRHRYEVNPRYVERLRGAGLRISGITPGTNGRGEGLVEAVELSGHPFFLGLQSHPEFSSRLMRPSPPFVGFIRAAVAEGQRRLLADADPYRERPINAERLV, encoded by the coding sequence ATGAAGCCGAAGTACATCTTTATCACGGGCGGCGTGGTGAGCAGCCTCGGCAAGGGCATCGCGACGTCCAGCATCGGCACCCTGCTCCGGACGCGGGGCTACAAGGTCACCGCCGTCAAGATAGACCCCTACATCAACGTGGACGCGGGCACGATGCGACCCTACGAGCACGGCGAGGTCTTCGTGACGAGTGACGGCGCCGAGACCGATTTGGATATCGGCACCTATGAGCGGTTTTTGGACATCGACCTCTCCCGGGTCAACAACCTGACCACCGGCCAGGTCTACTTGTCGGTGATCGAAAAGGAGCGGCGCGGTGAGTACCTGTCGCAGACCGTGCAGGTGATCCCCCACCTTACCGACGAGATCAAGAACCGGCTGCGCGAGGCGGCCGGGGCGGCCGGGGCGGAACTCGTCTTGGTCGAGGTGGGCGGCACGGTCGGCGACATCGAGTCCTTGCCCTTTTTGGAAGCCATCCGGCAGATGCGCTTCGGGGAAGGGCGCGATAACACCCTCTACCTGCACGTCACGCTGCTGCCCTACCTGGGCAGCTCTTCGGAGTTCAAGACCAAACCCACCCAGCACTCGGTGGCGACCTTGCGCGGCGTCGGCATCCAGCCCGACGGGGTCATCTTGCGCTCGAAGAGCCCGGTGCCCGACGCTATTCGCGACAAGATCGCGCTCTTTACCAACGTCGAGGCCCAAGACGTCTTCAACTCCTACGACACCGACGTGGTCTACGCCGTGCCGGAAATCCTGGAGCAGCAGGGCATCGGCCGCTTTATCGAGAAGCGGCTGGGCCTGGAAAAGGTTCTACCCGAGCTGAGGGCCTGGCAGGACGCCGTCAAGACCTTGCGCCAGCCCGCCAAAGAGGTGATCATCGGCGTCGTCGGCAAGTACGTGGCCATGCCCGACGCCTACCTCAGCCTGATGGAGGCGCTCAAGCACGCGGGCATCGCCAACGACGCCGGCGTCACGCTGAAGTGGGTGAACGCCGAGGACCTCTACGTCGACAATCCGGGCGAAGACGACCTGGGGGCGCTGAGAGGGCTCGACGGCATCTTGGTGCCCGGCGGCTTCGGCATCCGCGGCATCGAGGGCAAGGTGCGCGCCGCCCGCTACGCCCGCGAGCATGGCGTTCCCTACCTGGGCATCTGTCTGGGCATGCAGGTCGCCGTCATCGAGTATGCCAGAAACGTGGCCGGACTGGGCGGCGCCAACTCGACCGAGTTCGATCCCTACACCGCCCACCCGGTCATCGACCTCATGCCCGAGCAGTTGGAGCGCGCCGACATGGGCGGCACCATGCGCCTCGGCAACTGGCCGATGGAGATCGCCCCGGGCACCTTGCTCGAGGCCGTCTACGAGCTGCCGCCGCAGCTTGGCGGGGTCACCAACGAGCGCCACCGCCACCGCTATGAGGTCAACCCGCGCTACGTCGAGAGGCTGAGGGGCGCGGGCCTGCGCATCTCGGGAATCACCCCCGGCACGAACGGCCGCGGCGAGGGACTGGTCGAGGCGGTCGAACTGAGCGGCCACCCCTTCTTCTTGGGCCTGCAGTCGCACCCGGAGTTCAGCTCGAGGCTGATGCGGCCGAGCCCGCCCTTCGTGGGCTTTATCCGCGCGGCCGTGGCAGAAGGCCAGCGGCGTCTCCTCGCCGACGCCGACCCCTACAGGGAGCGCCCGATCAACGCCGAGCGCCTCGTCTGA